In one Alosa alosa isolate M-15738 ecotype Scorff River chromosome 14, AALO_Geno_1.1, whole genome shotgun sequence genomic region, the following are encoded:
- the LOC125307253 gene encoding guanylyl cyclase-activating protein 2-like, with protein sequence MGQSYSDDEDNEVALTQIQELYKKFASECPSGNLHLHEFKKIFGISTQSSPEESAYVDNIFRTFDTNQDNTIDFMEYVAAVHLVLRGKLEDKLRWSFKVYDRDGNGRLDRSEVKHLIKIITKLKSHNKPSGSEEMSPDQICDSIFERVDKNKDGQISLEEFVEGAQQDPWVMGQLKLDVRPSGWFNERNPAKT encoded by the exons ATGGGTCAGTCATACAGTGATGATGAGGATAATGAAGTGGCCTTGACACAGATTCAGGAGTTGTACAAGAAGTTTGCTAGTGAGTGCCCGAGCGGGAACCTGCATTTGCACGAATTCAAAAAGATCTTTGGCATCAGCACTCAGTCTTCACCTGAGGAAAGTGCCTACGTTGACAACATCTTCCGCACTTTCGACACGAATCAG GATAACACAATAGACTTCATGGAGTATGTGGCTGCTGTGCACCTTGTTCTCCGGGGCAAACTCGAGGATAAACTGAGGTGGTCATTTAAGGTCTATGACAGGGATGGAAATGGCCGTCTGGACAGATCCGAAGTCAAGCACTTAATAAAA ATCATTACCAAGTTAAAGAGCCATAACAAGCCATCCGGAAGCGAGGAAATGAGTCCTGATCAGATTTGTGACAGCATTTTTGAACGTGTGGATAAAAACAAAGATG GCCAAATCTCACTTGAAGAGTTTGTGGAAGGTGCACAACAGGACCCATGGGTTATGGGACAGCTCAAATTGGATGTGAGACCCAGTGGATGGTTCAATGAGCGCAATCCAGCTAAAACTTGA